The nucleotide sequence AACCGAATATCTCGCCAGATCCACTCGCAGGCATCGTCGACGGAGTCGAAAACCGTGTGTGGGCCTGGTTGCTGGAAGAAGTCTCCGCGGTCGCCGCTCGCCCAGATCCGTACGCCATTCGATCGGACGATGTTGAAGGCGGTTCCCTGGACTCGGTCCGTCCAACCGTGATCGACGGGTTGGTGGTAGACCGTCCGATCGACCTCCAACCCCAGGTCCTGTACTCGCAGCCGAAGGTCGCTGTACTCCATCAGGGGACCACCTTCAGGTATCCGGCGTCGACGAAACGGTTGATGCCGCCCTCGAAATAATATTGGACGCCCATGCCAGGCTGTTCGAACCATGGAGCTATGGGACCTTGGAGCACGCTGGCCGGCAGAGGCTTCACAACCTCGTAGCGGACGGTGGTGAAGGCGGTCGAGAGGCGATCCGGCGGCATCGCCACGTCTGAGAATGGTGTCCCCGGCAAGGTCGCGAACTCGCCGTTCGCGACACCACCGGCGCCAGTTCTTGCGGTGATCCGCGAAAGCGTGTGCCCCACCGGCACTGTGTTCGGCACGGCTGTGCCGGGTACGAATCCGTTGTCGCCGGGCCATTTCCATTGCGCGTGGAAATCGGCGTGCGTCAGGCCTGCGAAATAGCGACGGAACCACTCCCTTTCCGTCAGGCTTCCGTAGAGCGCGTATGGAGTTGGTACGCCAGCAGCCGACATGGCGAACGCCGACTTGAGCTTCCGGAGCTGAACTACGTAGACCCGCCTCATGCTCAGCGTTCCTGCAATCGAACCGAGCGACGCACCTCCTACGAAGCCGTCGAGTGCGGCGTCCTCGAGATCGCCGCTGGGATCGGTGATGAGAGTCGCGCCGACATTCGACACGGCACCACCGACACCGCTGACGACTGAGTCGCCGGCGATCGTCACGATGCGGATCGTCATCTGGTCACTGAGACCCACGACCTCCCCGAGAGGACCGGCGGCTCTGGCGACGGTGGCGACGACGCGCGAGACGGACGAGCCCAGCTCGGCGATGAAGCTCAGGATGCGCGCGACCGCTGCAGCGACCTCACCACCTGCCGCAAGTCCCGCGGCTGCGTCTGAGAGCCCTGCGGTGACTAGGGTGAGACCGACGCCGATCACGGCGGTGGCGCCGATCTCCTGAAGCAGATCCTGCAGCACCCGCTCGGTCTCCAGATGGACCATGTCGATCTGATCGGCCAGATCACCCGCGGCGGTCGCGAGGTTCCGCGACTCCTTCGCCAGAGCGGACACCTTCGACCGCACCGTGGTCACCGTGGACTCGATGGCGCCCTGCTCGGGCGTGCGCGTTTCGGCGAGAACGGCCATGATCTTCGTCGACCCGGCACCGTGGACGGCGTCGAGGTCGTCAGCGAACGCATTCCATACCGACTTCGCGTGCCGGAGCTTCCCGGTGTCGCCGTCGGGCCACATGTCACCGATGAAGTTCGCGACGTACTCCCACCCTGGGATGTCGGAAGACCTGGACCCACCGGCTGCCGACGGAGGCGCCGCCGAACACGCCAGCTCGGGAAGCGACGGAACCGTGTAGCCGGGCGCGTGGCCCGACTCGCCGCTGGAGAGCCAGTCGGCCGTCGCGTAGTTCAGTCCCGTCACCGACAGACCGGCCGCGATCTGCCCGAACGCGTTCTCCAGAGCATCGATGCCCGAGATCGCGTCGGCTGCGACGTCATCGTACTGAGTGGCCCATTTCACTCCCGAGGGGTCGGACCCCGCCATCTGCGACGAGCCGGATAGGCCCGAACGCAGCGTCGCCCCCGCCGACGCGATCGCCCGCGCCACCGAACCAGCGTGATCGGACGCGGTGAGGAAATCGCGCGGGTCCACATCGAGCACGATTCCAGGCATGCCGGCGAGGCTAGCCAGGATATGTATATCCGCAAGCCGCGTGGACGCCTGGTCGGGAAGTGCTAGCGCGCGATCCGGAAGGCGCGCACAGCCGCCGCGAAGGCCTCGTCGACCGCGCGTCGGCGGATCCCCGGGCTGTACAGCGCGTGGTCACCCGCCGGATGCTCGAGCACCGTGAGCCGCCCCGGAGTCCGCTGCAGCCGCGAGACCGCGTGGGGGCCCCGGTGCGCCCGGAAGATCTCGGCGTCCGACGGCGACAGCAGCACGACCACGTCGGTGCCCGCCGCGAGAGCTCGGCGGAGGTTCGGCTCGGCGAACTGCACCACACCCCGCGACGCGAGGGCGAGCAGCAGCGGGTACGGGAGGCGGCGCTTCGCGACTGCGACGAGGCGGTCTCGGAGGGCGGGTGTCGGTTCCTGCGCCCCCTCGACTGGGTCGACGCCCTCATGGGGTGCCTGCGGGGCCTGCGGCACGACCCGGTGGTCGTTCACCGCCAGCGCCGCGACGAACGCCACGCGCGACGGAGCCGCGACGAGACCGACCCAGGAGCCGACGCACATGCCGACCACGCCGACCTTCTCGCGCGGGAGGTCGAGGGCGTCGAGCACGTCGGCGCCGTCGTCGAGCCACTCCTGCGTGAAGAGCAGGTTCGGCTCGTCGGCGACGACGGGAGCGCTCTCGCCGGTGCCGCGACGGTCGACACGCAGCGAGCGGATGCCGAAGGCGGCGAACCGCCGCGCCAGCTCGACCTGGTACCGCGTCGTGCCGATGCGGTGCTCGGCCGAGCCGTTGTGCAGCACCACGATCGGCAGGTCGTCTGCTCCACCCGCAGGCCGGGTCTCGACGGCGAACAGCGAGTGCGGGCCGAGGCGCCGCAGCGACTCCTCGTACTCGGCGCCGTCGAAGGCCGCTCGGGCCGTGACGACGGGCGCAGGAGCAGCGACACGCGCCCCCGCCCCACCGCCGACCCGCTCCGCGAGCCATGCCGACACCACGTCGACGCTCGCCGCCGGGATCGTCGACTCGATGCTCGAGACGTCGAGGGCGTTCTCGTGCCCCGGCACCTCGACCACGTCGAGCCGGTCGGCCACGGGGCGGAGCGTCTTCGGGAGCGTACCCGCGGCACCGGAGCGCACGGCGACCAGGGTGGGGAGCGACGTCGCCACGAGCGGGTCGTAGTCGAGCGCGGCGATCTGCTCGGCGAGCCAGTCGGGCAGCTCGGCTCCTGCGATCTCGACGGTGTCCTCGGGGGCGGGCTCGGCGAGCGGGCCGACCTCGATCTGGTAGATCGAGCGCTGGCGGCGCAGCCACTGCCGGCCCGACGCCGCGGGGTCCCACAGCACGAGGGCGGCGGGCGCAGGATCCGACGCGGCCGCGAGCGACGCCACGAGCGCCCCGCTGCCGAGGCCGACGTAGGCGATCGACGCGCAGCCCGCGTCGCGAAGCGCCTCTGCCGCGACGGCGGCGCCGCGCGAGAGCGACTCGGCAGTCACGTCGTGCGTGGAGTCCCCGAACCCGGGGTGGTCGTAGCGCGCCGCGGCGAGACCCTGCTCGGCCAGACGGTCGGCGAGGTGGCGGAGGGTGCGGTAGGCGACCGTGTACTCGTAGCCGATCGGCGGGCAGATCACGACGCCGGTCGTCGCCGCGCCGTCGGGCACGTGCAGGGTGGCCAGCACCTCGCCGCCGCCGAGCCAGGTGTCGACGACCGTCACCGGTCGCCCCGATCGCGGGTCGCGGGCGGCGTCGGCCCGGTCGGCCGGGCGAGGCGCGGCCTCGCTCGTCGTCATGCGCCGACGTGCGACAGGCCGAGGTCGGCCTTCACCGACTCCGGCCACGCCGCGACATCGAGACCGTGCGTGCGCAGCAGAGCCAGCGTGACTCGCTCGAGGCCCCAGGCCATGCACGAGGAGTGCGCCGGAGTGCCATCGGCCTGGTCGATGCCGAAGATCGGGCCGAAGTGCGCGCCCGCGTGGTTGCCGGAGGCGATCGCGGTGCCCTCGTCGAGGTCGCCGTAGATCTTCACGACCACCTCGAGCTTCGCCTCGTCGGCCAGCTGGTTGGAGGCGAGGAACTTGCCGGTGCGGCCGAAGAACGGGTCGTTGGCGGCGACGATCTTCGCGTCGAGCCCGAGCTCCTGCAGCCCCTTGACCTGGCGCTGGCTCATGACGTCGCGGAACGTCTTGGCAGCGGCCGGGTCGCCGAGGAACACGAGCTCCTGCATGCGGAAGGCCTGGAGGCGCATCGGGTCGTTCGACGGCTCGTGGCGGAACGAGAAGCCGCGCACGTTGATCACGCGGCCGCCCTCGGGCAGGGTGCCGCGGAGGCGCTCGTAGACCGGGTGGCAGACCGCCGAGACGAGGGTGGTCTCGGCCGGGACGAGATAAGGGTCCCACGCCTCGCCGCGCTCGCGCGCCGCGATGAGCTGGCGGTGGTCGGCGTCGGTGCCGCGGAAGCCGTTGACCGTGCCGGCGAGCTGCGGGAACGACACGATGTAGTCGGTCAGCTCGTACTCGTCGCGCGACATGACCGGCGCGAAGCGGTAGCGCTCGGGCTTCTGGTCGGCGAACGAGCGTGCGACGTAGGCGCAGAGGCCGTCGACGATGTCGTCGAAGAGGCCCGAGCGGCCGTAGAGGCCGGGCTGGCCGGCATCCACGAGGAGCCCTGCGGCCAGGATCTCGGCGCGGAACTCGTCGCGCGCGACGTCGAGGGCGCTGCGTTCGTCGGCGGCGGCCGGCGCGTCGGTGGTGGGCGTGGTGCTGAGCGTGTCGGTCATCGGCGGGACTTCTTTCGCTGGAGCAGCGAGAGCTGCGCGTTGTTGGCGAGGATGCGGTCGTTGTTGATCATGACCGCGGTTCCGTAGCTGTCACGGAGGAGACGGCCGAGGCTCACGTCGGAGTCCTGCCGGTAGCCCGCGATGCCCGTGACGAGCATGGCGCGGGAGACGATGTCGATCAGCGACTCGGAGGCCGTGATCTTCAGCGAGTTGAAGGCGATCGCGTACGGCACGCTGGTGAGGGTGCGCGGCTGGTCGCGGAGGTCCTCGAAGGTGCGGAACGCGTCCGCGACGACGGCCTCGAAGGCCGTGACGGCGCCCAGGAGCTCGGCGAGACGCGTGGCCGACGGAGGCAGCGTGCCGATCGACTTCCTCGCGGCGCGCTGAGTCGCCGTCGTGGCGCGGTCGGCGGCGGCGTGAGCGATGCCCAGCCACACCGCGGCCCACAGCGAGTGCGACACGGGCAGCATCGTCTCGGCCGAGATCGTGGCGTAGTCGACGTCGAGCACGTGGTCGGCGGGCACGTCGGCGTGGAGCTCGAAGCCGGGCGACGCGGTGCCGCGCATGCCGAGGGTGTCCCACTCGCCGATCTGCGTGAGCGTGGTCGACGTCACCGGGCAGACGACGAAGACCTGGTCGGAGGCCGGAGCGTCGGCGTTGCGGCGGGCGGTCGCGAGCACGACGTCGGCGTGGGCGCCGTACGAGATGACCGGAGCGGTCTTCGCCAGCGAGACGCGGCCGTTCGGCTGCCGGTCGACGAAGCAGCTCGACGTGCGGATGCTGCCGCCGATGCCCGCCTCGGTCGTGGCCGAGGCGAACAGCGCGCCCTCGCGGGCGAGGGTGAGGAGGACGTCGCGCACGGCGTCGTTCTCGAGGCCGTGACGCGTGAGGCAGAGCACCTGGATCTGGTGCATCGCGAAGATCATGGCGCTCGCCGAGCAGGCCTCGCCGACGATCGTCGCGATCTCGCCGAGCTCGGTGACCGAGGCGTCCTCGCCGCCGAGCTCGCTCGGCACCGCGGCGGCGAGGAGGCCGGTGTCGCGGAAGGCGGCGATCGCCTCCTGCGGGAACCGTGCGCGCGAGTCGACGTCGTCCGCGAAGCGCGCGGCGATGTCGGCGACCCGCTGGGCGCGCTCGACGAGCGAGCCCTCGCGCGTGATCGATCCCGCGAGCAGGTCGCTCACCGGGCGTCCGCGGCGGCGTCGGCCGGAACGAGGCTGCGCGCGGCGGCCTCGATCGCGGCGATCGTCGCGAACGTGTCGCGGCTGAGGAGCTCGTCGGGGAACTCGATGTCGAGCTCGTCCTCGAGGGCGAGCATGACGTTGACCGTGGCGTGGGAGGACAGCCCCGCCTGGTAGAGGTCGTCGGTGTCGAGGAGGGACTCGACGGGGCTGGTCAGATGCCCGTAGGCGCTGAGGGAGGCGCGGATGGCGTCGTTCACGATCCGGGGTTCCTTTCGGGTAAGGAGCGTCACGGCGGTCGCGAGGGCACGGCCGGTGTCGTGACTGAGCGAGATCTCGATCCTGCCTACTCCCTGGTGGAGGGCGGCCTCCCGGGCCAGGCCGTGAAGCCTCACCAGGGGAGCGCCCGACGGGGCGTTGGCGATCTCGATGTCTCGGTAGGGCAGGGCTGCCGACGAGGGCAGTCGCAGGATTTTCGCGACTGCCTCCTTCCCGGCGAATCGCGCGGCCAGCCGTTCCGGGTCGCGCGCACTCTGGCTGAGCTCGAGCGGGGTGAACAGTCGGCCGAGGTAGCGGTCGCCGAACGCCGCCACCGAGCTCTCGAGGTCGGACACGGAGAAGACATCCGTGCCGATTCGGGCGCGCGGGAGCATGACGGGCAGGTCCCCTCGGGTAGGGAAGTCGCCGGGGCGGGTAGTTCCCGGCACGCTCGATCGTACTCTGCGGCCATGTCCTCCATCTAGGGGACACGAGACCCCCAAGAGGGGGTGACAACGGTGACAGCCGCGCGATTCTGCCCAGCGGCCGGAGATGCGACCATGGAGGCATGACCGCCACGCTCGTCGCCAAGGGCCTCGCCGGTGGCTACGCCGCCCGCACTCTGTTCGAGGGGCTCGACCTCACCGTCTCGCCGGGCGACGTGATCGGCGTCGTCGGGGTGAACGGCGCGGGCAAGTCGACGCTGCTCGGGATCCTGGGCGGCGGAGTCCAGCCGCTCGCGGGCACCGTCTCGCTGGCGCCGCCCGACGGGTTCGTGGGCTTCCTGCCGCAGGAGCACGAGAGGGTCGCGGGCGAGACCGTCGCCGCGTACATCGCTCGCCGCACGGGGTGCGCGCAGGCGTCCGTCGAGATGGACGATGCTGCGGCGGCTCTCGGCGATCCTGCCGCCCCGGCCGACGCGAACGACGTCTACGCTGGGGCGCTCGAACGGTGGCTCGCGGCGGGTGCCGCCGACCTCGACGAGCGCCTGCCCGTCACGCTCGGCGAACTCGGCCTGACGCTCTCGGCCGACGCGATGATGACGTCGCTGTCGGGAGGGCAGGCGGCCCGAGTGGGCCTGGCCGCGCTCCTGCTCAGCCGCTTCGACGTCGTTCTTCTCGACGAGCCCACCAACGACCTCGACCTCGACGGGCTGGCACGGCTGGAGGACTTCGTGCGCGGCCTGCGCGGCGGGGTGGTGCTGGTGAGTCACGACCGCGAATTCCTCGCGCGCTGCTGCACCTCGGTGCTCGAGCTCGACCTGCCGCAGTCGTCGCATCGGCTCTTCGGCGGATCGTACGAGTCGTACCTGGAGGAGCGCGAGATCGCCCGCCAGCACGCCCGTGACGCGTTCGAGGCGTTCGCCGACACGAAGGCCGACCTCGTCGCCCGCGCCCGTACCCAGCGCGAGTGGTCGAGCCAGGGCGTGCGCAACGCGATGAAGAAGGCGCCCGACAACGACAAGATCCGGCGGAAGGCATCGGTCGAGTCGAGCGAGAAGCAGGCGCAGAAGGTGCGGCAGATGGAGTCGCGCATCAAGCGGCTCGACGAGGTCGACGAACCCCGCAAGGAATGGCAGCTGCAGTTCACGATCGGCTCGGCACCGCGGTCGTCGTCGGTCGTCTCGACGCTGTCGGAGGCCACCTTCACGCAGGGCTCGTTCACGCTCGGCCCCGTCTCGCTGCAGGTGTCGGGCGGCGATCGCATCGGCATCACCGGGCCCAACGGCGCGGGCAAGTCGACGCTCCTCCGGGGCCTGTTGGGAACGCAGGAGCCGACGACCGGCACCGCGTCTCTCGGCGCGAGCGTCGCCGTCGGTGAGATCGACCAGGCCCGCGCCCTCTTCGCCGGGCCCACGCCGCTCGCTGCGGTGTTCGAGGGCCTCGTCCCCGACCTCGCGCAGGCGGAGGTGCGCACACTGCTGGCGAAGTTCGGCCTCAAGGCCGACCACGTGGCCCGCCCCGTCGGGGAGCTCTCGCCCGGCGAGCGGACCCGCGCGGGGCTGGCGCTGCTGCAGGCGCGGGGCGTCAACGTGCTCGTGCTCGACGAGCCGACGAACCACCTCGATCTGGCCGCGATCGAGCAGCTGGAGGAGGCGCTGGAGTCGTACGACGGCACCCTGCTGCTCGTCACCCACGACCGCCGGATGCTCGACACCG is from Frondihabitans australicus and encodes:
- a CDS encoding TNT domain-containing protein, which translates into the protein MPGIVLDVDPRDFLTASDHAGSVARAIASAGATLRSGLSGSSQMAGSDPSGVKWATQYDDVAADAISGIDALENAFGQIAAGLSVTGLNYATADWLSSGESGHAPGYTVPSLPELACSAAPPSAAGGSRSSDIPGWEYVANFIGDMWPDGDTGKLRHAKSVWNAFADDLDAVHGAGSTKIMAVLAETRTPEQGAIESTVTTVRSKVSALAKESRNLATAAGDLADQIDMVHLETERVLQDLLQEIGATAVIGVGLTLVTAGLSDAAAGLAAGGEVAAAVARILSFIAELGSSVSRVVATVARAAGPLGEVVGLSDQMTIRIVTIAGDSVVSGVGGAVSNVGATLITDPSGDLEDAALDGFVGGASLGSIAGTLSMRRVYVVQLRKLKSAFAMSAAGVPTPYALYGSLTEREWFRRYFAGLTHADFHAQWKWPGDNGFVPGTAVPNTVPVGHTLSRITARTGAGGVANGEFATLPGTPFSDVAMPPDRLSTAFTTVRYEVVKPLPASVLQGPIAPWFEQPGMGVQYYFEGGINRFVDAGYLKVVP
- a CDS encoding serine aminopeptidase domain-containing protein gives rise to the protein MTTSEAAPRPADRADAARDPRSGRPVTVVDTWLGGGEVLATLHVPDGAATTGVVICPPIGYEYTVAYRTLRHLADRLAEQGLAAARYDHPGFGDSTHDVTAESLSRGAAVAAEALRDAGCASIAYVGLGSGALVASLAAASDPAPAALVLWDPAASGRQWLRRQRSIYQIEVGPLAEPAPEDTVEIAGAELPDWLAEQIAALDYDPLVATSLPTLVAVRSGAAGTLPKTLRPVADRLDVVEVPGHENALDVSSIESTIPAASVDVVSAWLAERVGGGAGARVAAPAPVVTARAAFDGAEYEESLRRLGPHSLFAVETRPAGGADDLPIVVLHNGSAEHRIGTTRYQVELARRFAAFGIRSLRVDRRGTGESAPVVADEPNLLFTQEWLDDGADVLDALDLPREKVGVVGMCVGSWVGLVAAPSRVAFVAALAVNDHRVVPQAPQAPHEGVDPVEGAQEPTPALRDRLVAVAKRRLPYPLLLALASRGVVQFAEPNLRRALAAGTDVVVLLSPSDAEIFRAHRGPHAVSRLQRTPGRLTVLEHPAGDHALYSPGIRRRAVDEAFAAAVRAFRIAR
- a CDS encoding amino acid--[acyl-carrier-protein] ligase, which encodes MTDTLSTTPTTDAPAAADERSALDVARDEFRAEILAAGLLVDAGQPGLYGRSGLFDDIVDGLCAYVARSFADQKPERYRFAPVMSRDEYELTDYIVSFPQLAGTVNGFRGTDADHRQLIAARERGEAWDPYLVPAETTLVSAVCHPVYERLRGTLPEGGRVINVRGFSFRHEPSNDPMRLQAFRMQELVFLGDPAAAKTFRDVMSQRQVKGLQELGLDAKIVAANDPFFGRTGKFLASNQLADEAKLEVVVKIYGDLDEGTAIASGNHAGAHFGPIFGIDQADGTPAHSSCMAWGLERVTLALLRTHGLDVAAWPESVKADLGLSHVGA
- a CDS encoding acyl-CoA dehydrogenase family protein; this encodes MSDLLAGSITREGSLVERAQRVADIAARFADDVDSRARFPQEAIAAFRDTGLLAAAVPSELGGEDASVTELGEIATIVGEACSASAMIFAMHQIQVLCLTRHGLENDAVRDVLLTLAREGALFASATTEAGIGGSIRTSSCFVDRQPNGRVSLAKTAPVISYGAHADVVLATARRNADAPASDQVFVVCPVTSTTLTQIGEWDTLGMRGTASPGFELHADVPADHVLDVDYATISAETMLPVSHSLWAAVWLGIAHAAADRATTATQRAARKSIGTLPPSATRLAELLGAVTAFEAVVADAFRTFEDLRDQPRTLTSVPYAIAFNSLKITASESLIDIVSRAMLVTGIAGYRQDSDVSLGRLLRDSYGTAVMINNDRILANNAQLSLLQRKKSRR
- a CDS encoding acyl carrier protein, with the translated sequence MLPRARIGTDVFSVSDLESSVAAFGDRYLGRLFTPLELSQSARDPERLAARFAGKEAVAKILRLPSSAALPYRDIEIANAPSGAPLVRLHGLAREAALHQGVGRIEISLSHDTGRALATAVTLLTRKEPRIVNDAIRASLSAYGHLTSPVESLLDTDDLYQAGLSSHATVNVMLALEDELDIEFPDELLSRDTFATIAAIEAAARSLVPADAAADAR
- a CDS encoding ABC-F family ATP-binding cassette domain-containing protein: MTATLVAKGLAGGYAARTLFEGLDLTVSPGDVIGVVGVNGAGKSTLLGILGGGVQPLAGTVSLAPPDGFVGFLPQEHERVAGETVAAYIARRTGCAQASVEMDDAAAALGDPAAPADANDVYAGALERWLAAGAADLDERLPVTLGELGLTLSADAMMTSLSGGQAARVGLAALLLSRFDVVLLDEPTNDLDLDGLARLEDFVRGLRGGVVLVSHDREFLARCCTSVLELDLPQSSHRLFGGSYESYLEEREIARQHARDAFEAFADTKADLVARARTQREWSSQGVRNAMKKAPDNDKIRRKASVESSEKQAQKVRQMESRIKRLDEVDEPRKEWQLQFTIGSAPRSSSVVSTLSEATFTQGSFTLGPVSLQVSGGDRIGITGPNGAGKSTLLRGLLGTQEPTTGTASLGASVAVGEIDQARALFAGPTPLAAVFEGLVPDLAQAEVRTLLAKFGLKADHVARPVGELSPGERTRAGLALLQARGVNVLVLDEPTNHLDLAAIEQLEEALESYDGTLLLVTHDRRMLDTVRLDRRWHVDAGRVSEL